GACGGTCGAAGTCCATTCACTTTAGCGTATACTAATCGGCTCGGCAGAACTGCGGTGAAGCCGCGGTAAGACGTTTGGAGTCGCTTCACGAGAGTTGGCATCTGCTAACGACAGGTCGATATACGAGGGCCCGAAACGACGACTGTGAGTCAGAGGACACCCCGTTCGGAGACGCCGCACCGTCACGGAACCGTCGTTTCTCCGCAATCTCGGGAGGCGCGCAGATGAACGGCGACGTGACGCGATACGAGAGCGACCACCTCAAGGCGACGGCGGGGTACGGCGTCAGGAAGCGGAATATCCAACTCGTCTTCTTCGACGGGAAGTTCCCGCGGCGGGCGCACGCGGACGGATTGACAGTCGGGGAGCAGACCGTCGACGCCCTCGAACGCGTCGAAACCGCCGTCGTTCGGGCGGGCGTGGAGATGGACGACGTGCTTCGAACGACCGTCTACACCACCGACGCGGACCGCGTCGACGACATCGAGGCGGCGTACGAGCGCTACTTCGAGGAGCGCCGACCGGCGATGACCGTCGTCGGCGTCGCGGACCTGCCGGGCGACGCCGCCGTGCAGATAGAGGCGACGGCCGTCGAACGGTAAGAATTCTTACTATTCGAGCACCGACACTCGTCGGGAACGAGAAGCTTAGAGGGCCGTATCTCAATCACCCTATCGGCCGAACATATAACTGATTTCACACCTAGCTCCGGTATGGCTGATTCAGCCACCCCCGAAGACCGAATCGACGAGACGACGACGTGGCCGGACCTGGCGATCGGTCTGTACGACCGTCTGACCGGCCGCGGAGCGGAGATAGTGTACGAGTTCGAAGAGATGGAGGTGGACGTCCCGAGCGGGACGGGCGAAGACGCCGAGCACGCCCACTGGCGACTCGACGGGACCCTCCGCATCACGACCCGAGAGCGTGAGTGACAGCGAGACGGAGGCTCGGGCGCCGCTGACGGTCCAGACCGACCTGACGCTCAGCGTCGACGGCCGCCCCGTCGACGTCAGTTCGACGGGGGAGCGACTGTTCGTGGAGTTTCCGTCGCTCTCGGCCGCGGTGCGTGCGTTCGCTCGGTCGCCGCCGACGGCCCGCCGACGGCTCCACGAACTGCTGACGACGACGGACCTGACGGTCGAACTGCGCGTCCGCGACCGGACCGTCGCTCTCGTCGGGGCAGAGGCCCGCCCCGGCGGCCTCTCCAAGCGGGCGGGGGTCGCCCCGGTGGAACTCCGGGTCGGCGGCGTGTTCGGCGCGGTCGGACAGGAGCTTTCGGCGGCGGGACGGAGGCTCGGGAGACTGAACCGGCGGCTGCGCGGACGGTAGCCGGTTCCGGGATATGCCCAAATCGACGGAGCGAGTACCACCACACATGGACCAGCCGACCCGACGCCGCGAATCCGAAGAGTCGTGGATGCGTATCGTAGACAAGCTACTCGACGAAGAGGTGGAGAGTAGCGAGGAACTGCGGGTGACGGTCGACGACCTGGAGGTCGACGTCCCCCTGTCGTTCGGCGAGGACGCCCAGCGGGCCACGTGGCGCTTCGACGGGACCGTGAACGTCTCCGTCGACGGGAGGCGAGGCCCGCTGGCCGACTGGTTCGCGCTGTGGCTCCGCGACGCGCGCGAGCGCTCGTCCGACGACTCGAAGGCCTCCCGGTGAGCAGCGACGGGACCCGGCCGTCGACCCGCCGCGGTGTTTTTGCGGCCGCCATCCCTAGCCCGCTCGACGGAGTACGCCGCTCTCGCGGACGTGGACGACCGCCTCGCGGCCACGGACTCGAACACCGAGAAACGCGACCTACTGGCCGCGACGTTCCGCTGTTCGTCCTCGTCCTGTGGTACCTGCGTTCGCCGTCGTTTCAGGTCGCGTTCGACGCGTTCGCCGTCGTTTCAGGTCGCGTTCGACGCGTTCGCCGTCGCGCACGCGGGACTGCACCTCGCCCTGCGGAACCGGCCCGAGTTTCGCCCTGCGGAACCGGCCCGAGTTGTCGTTCGATAGCTGGTTCTCGTGGGTCTGGATACTGGGCGCGGCGGTTCTCGGCGCGCTTCACCTCGTCGCCGTGGCGCTGTGAGGGTCGCGTGCCGTTCTACCGCGAACGGGGGAAAGTCGGCCGGGTTACTCCACGCCGCCGACGCCGCTCTCGGCGTCCGGCAGGTCGTACGCCGTCGCGTCGAGACCGAGTTCCGTCAGCGCTTCGGCGAGGTGTTCGTCCTTGGCGTAGTCCGCGCCGTCCGCCTCGCGAATCTCCTGCGTCTTCGCCAGCACGTCCGCGCGTCTGTCGTCGGGGATGTCGTACTTGTCCGTCGAGAGTTCGATGACGAGGCCGTTGTTGTCGTGGGTGTACAGCGAGAAGAAGATGCCCCGGTCGAAGATGTTGTAGTTCCGCCCGTCGTCTTCGATGGCCTGCACTACCTCCTCGAACTCCTCGGGGTCGACGCTGAAACAGAGGTGGTGGACGGCGCCGACGCCGCCGCGTTGGCCCGTCCTGTTCGACTGCCGGTCGTCGCTGACGAAGAACGTCAGGATGCGGCCGTCGCCGGTGTCGAAGAACAGGTGCGTCTGGGAGGGGTCGTCGAGGTTCGGCTGTCGGAGAACGAGGCGCATCCCCAACAGGTCGCGGTAGAAGGCGACAGTGTCCTCCTCGTTGCTCCCCCAGATGGTCACGTGGTCGGTGCCGGTGGTGTGGAACGGACTGTCCGGATACTCGGCGGTGACTGGATTCTGGTCGCTCACGTCGCCACAGTACGGACGCAAATCGGATAAGTCGGGTAGTAACACCCGAGTCTCCCCGTGAGACGCCCGACATCGGGACGGCGCGGCGAGACGAAGCGCTTTTGCGTCGATACGGGAGTTCTCGACCGTGCGAAGATTGGCGAGGTTTCTGGTCGGCGTCCTCCTCGGCGGCGGCGCGTTCGCCGGCTACCTCGCGTCCGTCGGCGCCGGCGACGTGGCGGGCCGCGTCGCCGAACTCCCGCCGTGGGCCGTCGCCGCCGTCGTCCTGTTCGTGGTCGGCGAGGGCCTCGCGGACGGCATCGGCGTCTGGGCGTCGGTGAACCCCCTCGGGCGCGGCCTCTCGAAGCGCCAGAGCGTGCAGTTCGCGATGGCTGGGGACTTCTTCGACACGCTCAGCCCCGCCGGACCGGTGAGTTCCGAGCCCATCATGGCGCGGTTCATCGGCGTCACGACGGAGACGTCGTACGCCGACGCCCTCGCGGTCCGGGGCGTGGCGAAGTACGTGAAGTCGGGCGCTCAACTCCTGCTCTCGACGGTGCTGGCGCTCTCGATAACCGTCGGCGGGAGTTCGCCGCGGTTCGTCCTCGTCACCCTCGCCGGAGCCGTCGGCACCCTGCTCGTCGGCGGCCTCGTCGTCCTCCGGTTCCGGGCCGCCGTCTCCCGCGCCGCCGTCGCCGTCGCCGCGCCCGTCGTCGCGTGGGCGTCGTCGCTCTACCGGGACGACCCGCACGACAGAGCGGTCGTCGCGTCCGCGGTCGAACGGTTCTGGGCCCGCGTCCTCCTGTTCCGCGACCGACCGGGACTGGTCGCACTCGTCGCCGTCGGCGGCGTCGTCGAACAGGTGCTGACGGCGGCGGCCCTCTACGTCGCGCTCCTCGGAATCGGCTCCGGGACGGGGGCGGCCGTCGCCCTCCTCCCCATCGTCGCCGTCGTCCCCCTCCCGCAGGCGTCGAGCATCGTCCCGATTCCGGGGAGCATCGGGGCGTACGACGTGGTCCTCGGCGGCGCACTCACCCTCGTGACGGGGGCGGCACCCGCGGCGGCGGCCGCCGCCGTCCTCGTCGTCCGGACGGTCACGCTCCCGTTCGGCCTCTCCGTCGGCGGCCTCTCCGTCGCCTTTCTCCGCGGGTGGCGGCCGTAGCGTGACGCCGGGGTCGGCGGCGAGACCGAACCGGTCGCGTCTCCGGACGGTTCAGCGTCGTGGGTACCGGCGAATCGCTCGGTTGCGAAAACGCATTTCACGTCGCCGTGCGAACACGTTGCCATGGCACACGTCATCGTCGTCGGCGGAGGCGCCGCCGGACTGAGCGCCGCGCTGTTCACCCAGAAGAACGGGCTGGAGACCACCGTCTTCGACACGGACAAGACGTGGTTGCACAAGGCCCACCTGTTCAACTACCCCGGCATCGGTTCGCAGGACGGTACCGTGTTCCTGGAGACGCTCCAGCGACAGGCCGAGACGTTCGGCGTCGAACGCGTGAGCGCCGAGGTGTCGGACGTGTCCGAGTCGGGCGACGGGTTCACCGTGACGGCCGACGGCGAGGACCACGACGCCGACTACGTCGTCCTCGCGACGGGAGCGAACCGGGACCTGGCCGAGTCGCTGGGCTGCGACTTCGACGGTGACCTCGTCGACGTCGACGTGACGATGGAGACGAGCGTCGACGGCGCGTACGCCACGGGCGCGATGGTCCGCGCCGAGGAGTGGCAAGCGGTCATCAGCGCCGGCGACGGCGCCGCCGCCGCGCTCAACATCCTCTCGACGGAGAAGGGCGAGAACTACCACGACTTCGACGTGCCCGCCGACGCCGACGAGGCGTTCGGCGCGATGGCCGACGAGTCGTAGAGCGCAGAGGACAGACGGCCCCTCTGGCTACGGGTCGACCGGTTCGGAACTCGGGAGCGATATCGAGACGACGTTCCCCCGCGGCGTGTTCTCCTCGAATTCGAGTTCGCCGCCGAGCGAATCGACGCACCACTGCATGACCCAGAGACCGACTCCCGACCCGTGGTACGTGCTGCTGGCTTCGACTTCGGTTCCGAGCACGTCTATCTCGACGTCCGGAATCGGCGGCCCGTCGTCGGCAACGCGAATCACCCCGCAGCAGTCCGCCCGGTCCTCGGCCACCGACACGGTCACCTCGGGCGTGCGCCGGTCGTTGTGTTCGACCGCGTTCTCGATGGCGTGTTCGACGGCGTAAGTGACCCCCTCGTCGGCGATGACCGAGACGCTGGCCGCGCTACCGAGACGGATCGTCGCGTCGTCGTACTCGCGCCGCGCCCGTTCGACAGCCGATTCGACGACGTCGCGAAGGTCGGTCGGCGAACGTTTCGTCGCGTCGGGTTCGGCTATCTCCTCTATCTGGCGGACCGAGTCGCTGAGCGTTCCGACCTCGTTCGTTATCTCCACGACGGTCTCCAGTTCCGACTGAAGCGACTCGTCCTCGACGGCCGATCTGATGCGGTCGGCGTACCCCAGAAGGACGTTCATCTTGTTCCGGAGGTTGTGTCTGACGATACGGCTGAGTAACCGCAACCGGCGTTCTCGCGCCCGATACTCGGTTATGTCGTGGACCTCGGCGATGACGCCGTCGACGCCGTCGACGGAAGTCCCGTTGAGGTGGACCCGAATCCAGCGCAACTCGCCGTTCGAGCGCTCTATCTGCCACTCGAACGACTGCGAATCGCCGGCGGCAGCGGCTCGAACCTCGCGAAGTGCGCGCTCTTCGGAGAATTTCGTCGACGGCGGTGTGTACTCGCTCACCGTCGTTCCTCGGAGTTCGTCGGCGGTGTATCCGTAGAGTCGCTCTATCGGAGCGTTCACGTCCAGCACTGCCCCATTCTCGGGATGGCGGAACGTGATACCCACGTCCAGATTGTCGAATATCGGCGGGAGTCTCACGTGGTCGCGGGTATCCATGTGGTAACTTCCCGGGGCGAGCTCATATATCCATGAAATCCGGAACGAATTACCTGTACGCCAGTCGGGCGGTTTTCCGGATGGGCGCCGGTACTCACGGCGAGCGAACGTCGGTCCGCGAGGCGACGGGGGCCGGAGATGACGTCCCCGCAGAGAAGAGCGTACCCGCTCAGCCGAGGACGTAGCTCAGCATCGGGTACTTCTCGAGCAGCGTCTGGCCGCCCACGTCGTACTGCTCTATCTTGCTGTCCAGTCCGAGGATGCGCCCCGCGCCGAACGCCGCGACGGCGAGGAACACCAGCATGTACGCGAAGTCGCCGTTGATGAACCCGTGAGCGACGTCCCAGTTGCTGAAGTAGAACATCAGCATCATGAACGCGCCCCAGAACGCGGCGAGGCGGGTCACCGCGCCGGCGAGTAGCGCGAGGCCGATGGCGAGTTCACCCCACGGCACCGCGACGCTGAGGAACTCGGCGAACCACGGCGTGCTCCCCATCCACGCGAACACTCCCGAGAGGGGGCTGGCGGCCGGAACCGCGTTGTTCAGGTAGCCCGCCGCGCTGAACGGTTCGGCG
This is a stretch of genomic DNA from Halogeometricum rufum. It encodes these proteins:
- a CDS encoding RidA family protein; amino-acid sequence: MNGDVTRYESDHLKATAGYGVRKRNIQLVFFDGKFPRRAHADGLTVGEQTVDALERVETAVVRAGVEMDDVLRTTVYTTDADRVDDIEAAYERYFEERRPAMTVVGVADLPGDAAVQIEATAVER
- a CDS encoding VOC family protein; its protein translation is MSDQNPVTAEYPDSPFHTTGTDHVTIWGSNEEDTVAFYRDLLGMRLVLRQPNLDDPSQTHLFFDTGDGRILTFFVSDDRQSNRTGQRGGVGAVHHLCFSVDPEEFEEVVQAIEDDGRNYNIFDRGIFFSLYTHDNNGLVIELSTDKYDIPDDRRADVLAKTQEIREADGADYAKDEHLAEALTELGLDATAYDLPDAESGVGGVE
- a CDS encoding lysylphosphatidylglycerol synthase domain-containing protein — protein: MRRLARFLVGVLLGGGAFAGYLASVGAGDVAGRVAELPPWAVAAVVLFVVGEGLADGIGVWASVNPLGRGLSKRQSVQFAMAGDFFDTLSPAGPVSSEPIMARFIGVTTETSYADALAVRGVAKYVKSGAQLLLSTVLALSITVGGSSPRFVLVTLAGAVGTLLVGGLVVLRFRAAVSRAAVAVAAPVVAWASSLYRDDPHDRAVVASAVERFWARVLLFRDRPGLVALVAVGGVVEQVLTAAALYVALLGIGSGTGAAVALLPIVAVVPLPQASSIVPIPGSIGAYDVVLGGALTLVTGAAPAAAAAAVLVVRTVTLPFGLSVGGLSVAFLRGWRP
- a CDS encoding FAD-dependent oxidoreductase; protein product: MAHVIVVGGGAAGLSAALFTQKNGLETTVFDTDKTWLHKAHLFNYPGIGSQDGTVFLETLQRQAETFGVERVSAEVSDVSESGDGFTVTADGEDHDADYVVLATGANRDLAESLGCDFDGDLVDVDVTMETSVDGAYATGAMVRAEEWQAVISAGDGAAAALNILSTEKGENYHDFDVPADADEAFGAMADES
- a CDS encoding PAS domain-containing sensor histidine kinase, with the protein product MDTRDHVRLPPIFDNLDVGITFRHPENGAVLDVNAPIERLYGYTADELRGTTVSEYTPPSTKFSEERALREVRAAAAGDSQSFEWQIERSNGELRWIRVHLNGTSVDGVDGVIAEVHDITEYRARERRLRLLSRIVRHNLRNKMNVLLGYADRIRSAVEDESLQSELETVVEITNEVGTLSDSVRQIEEIAEPDATKRSPTDLRDVVESAVERARREYDDATIRLGSAASVSVIADEGVTYAVEHAIENAVEHNDRRTPEVTVSVAEDRADCCGVIRVADDGPPIPDVEIDVLGTEVEASSTYHGSGVGLWVMQWCVDSLGGELEFEENTPRGNVVSISLPSSEPVDP
- a CDS encoding DoxX family protein, whose amino-acid sequence is MATNEMQSRVNEFESTVAGVTISSKAHSLSAWFVLALRLMMGFAFFYSGWTKILAAEPFSAAGYLNNAVPAASPLSGVFAWMGSTPWFAEFLSVAVPWGELAIGLALLAGAVTRLAAFWGAFMMLMFYFSNWDVAHGFINGDFAYMLVFLAVAAFGAGRILGLDSKIEQYDVGGQTLLEKYPMLSYVLG